CCTACTGATTTCCAAGAGGCGCTTTTCACAATCGGACACCATTTCCGGACACTTCCTATGAGAACGCCTCGAAGACCACCAGCAATCCCGCGTTCAGCGCGGGACGGCGCTACTGTCGTTTTCATAATTCGTTGTGGCGCTCGCCGCCATGGAAGTTCGTATCAGTCGATACCGGACTGTTCCCTTATGCTGCGGGCCACGGCCGAGACGTCCTCGTCACCGTAACCTCTGGTGACAAGACCGGTCTCGATCTGGTCCATCATGGCGGCCACCGGTAGAGTCACGCCGAGCCTTTTCGCCGCCTCCAGAGCGATTCCCAGGTCCTTCTGGTGAAGCCTGACCCGAAAACCCAGGGGGTAGCTGTTGTCGATCATGTTCCGTGAACGGTTCGTCAACACCCACGAAGCGGCTGCACCTGTGCTGATGGCCTCGACCACCTTTTCCATGTCCAAGCCTGCTTTGAGCCCCAGGGCCACTCCTTCGGCAACGCTGAGATACGTCCCGGCGATAACGATTTGATTGATTGCTTTGGTGAGTTGGCCTGCCCCGATGGGTCCCACATGGGTGATCTTGGTGCCCATGGACTTCAGCACCGGCAAGACCCTTTCCACGTCTTCGGGGTCACCGCCCACCATGATGGCAAGTGTACCCTGCTTGGCGCCCTCAGAGCCCCCGGATACAGGGGCATCGACCATCCTGATCCCCTTTGCTCCCAACGCCTGGGCCATTCTCCGAGTGGCATCGGGGCTGATGCTGGACATATCCACCACCACGGCGTCCGGTTTTGCCCCATGAATGATGCCGTCGTCTCTCAAAATGACTTCTTCCACGTCCGGGGTATCGCTGAGACAGGTTACAATCACCTCCGCCTCTTTCGCGGCCTCTCGCGGCGACGGGGCACGTTTGGCCCCTTGAGCGGCCAAAAGTTCTTCTCTGTTCCCCGTGCGGTTATGAACAATGAGATCGTGGCCGGCCTTCATTACATTCAAGGCCATCGGCCCTCCCATGGTGCCCAGTCCTACAAATGCGACCTTCAACAGATTCTCCTTTCGATAACCGTTCATCAGGCTTGAGGCAGACCAGCGCCCGCATGCCCTGCCACCCTATTCTCAGTGAATTGATCATGGTCCTCTGTGCTTGTTGAGTCAAGGCCGGCCCCAACCCAACATGATGTCCATGCATCAGAATGTAATTGAGGCCGTTTCGCAATTATTATAGCAGTTCTCGAAAGCGATCACGGATCAACTTATGGGTGTCCCGCCAACGCGGGACGGGTCCATTCAGAAGGAACTTTCGAGAATCACTATAATGAGCAATACCGATGCGCGTTCAAAAAGGGGGCATTAGCAATGGCCGGCAGGGACGCCGGCCACTACCATATGGTGGCGGTCCCGCGGGACGCGGGATGCCCGCCATGTTCACTTGTACGAAAGCGCATTGGCATAAGGGGCTTTGGCAAGGATTTGAAGACGAATGCCGGGGAACAGGCTTTCGTTCCCCGGCGAGGTTCCAATAGTTGCTTACGCTTCAGCAGGCACGCATGCCACCAACTTAGAACTTGACAAGCGGTGCTCCCGTGAACTCCAGAGACAGGAAGTTGAAGAAGAAGAACCCAAAGAATACCACGTTCGCAATCATAAGCGCATGTGACCACCACTTAGACCGCGCGGGTTTGGGTAGTTTGCTGTTCAGGTAGATCAAGATGATCGGGTAGATAAGGGATGCGAGATTCGCCATGTTCGCTGCATATTGCAGCAACTTGGTCGGCAGCGCCAAGTGAATGATGATACCGATCAAGATGATCAAGCAGATCGCCAGGAGGTAGTAAAACTTACGCGGGTCGCCTCCGATCCAGGCTTGCAGTCGTGGGCTCACGGCGATGGCGGCATCGGTCGTATTCCTGATCAGCATCTCCAAAATCGTGGTTTGTGTCTTGAACAAAATCAGCGCGCCGATGAACAGGATGAAGGGAAACAGCCAAGCCGCTTTCTTTCCCAACTCCACCGCGGCATAAACGGGCATGTTTGCGACTGAGGGCACTTCAGCGCCGGGCGTCACGGCAAGTGAAACAACCAGCATGCTGGGGATGAACATTCCAATCATCGCGCCTACAAAGAAAACTCCCCACTGGTCAAGGAGCAGAAACCGGAACCAGCGCTTCCAGGTCTTCCTGTTCTGTTCGGTATCGGTGAAAGTGCAGCCGGAGGGCAGCACTTCCTGCGTGGTGCCGCCGATGATACCTGAGTAGAATCCGCATCTATGCCCCATCGCGTACCCATGGTCGCGATAGTAATTGATCAGCATGAAATTGAAGCCGGTTCCAAAACCTGTGTAACCGATGATGGCACCGAGGGTTGTGGCATCAATCCCTTTGGGAGGCCCCGCGGGGGTCACGATGCTGGCCAGCATCTCTCCCCACATCTTTGCCGGTGCGAATACGATAGTCAAAGTGATCAACACCGCCAGGATAAAGAACACCAGAAACGTGTCAATGGCCTCCATAGTCCTGACGATTTTCTTGCCGAACATGTAGATGACCAACGATAAGATCATTAAAAGGATGGCGACAATGCGCACCGTCTGCAATGAGCCGGGGTCCTTCATATTCACGGGACCGCCAAGATACAGCGCGTAGAGGCTTTGTCCGGCCGCGGAGGCCCAACCACCCCAGAACCATCCAAGGTAGATAAGAACCACAGTTACGGGAATCCAGAACTTATAGCCCGGAGGAGTGCGCGCGAACGCGACGACCGGAACTTCGCCCGTAGCCAGCGTAAAACGTCCGTTCTCCACATTGTAAAAGGTCTGGAGTACAGCCGAAATCATGACGAGAAAACCGAGCCCTATGAAGCCGAACTTGCCGAATCCCAAAGGCCCCAGCAACCACTCGCCGCTTCCGATGGACACCCCCAAGGCGATCATACTCGGGCCAAGCACACACGTAATGAGTTCTTTGCCGCCGATCACGGGTTTATTGAAAACCTCTTCCGGCGTAGGAATGTCGGTCAATGGAAGCGGAGGGCGACTGACCCCGATCTGGATCGATCCACCTGAGGCTTCATTTTTCTGATTACCCATATTCATCCTCCTTAGTTCAACGTGAGATGGAGTCGTCGACCCCTTGAAATCTCATTCACAGTTGACGCCGGAGATTGCGAGCAGGAAAGTGTCCATGTCACTTACCTCCGAAGCGAAGAACCTGTGCCACAAGGATAAAGAAGGAATGGGATTTGAGATAATCGGGCGTTTCAGCGATCACCGGACGCGATTCGTTAGACTGGCCGCGCCGGTCGACACTGGGGCAAGTCACAGGATCAGCGAAGCACCCGAGCAGCCGGCTGTGCTCTTAGTATGAGGTCTTTCCCCGGGATCACCTCCCCTCGCGACCGTCCTGACGGCAGACCACACCACCTCAGGCAATGTGAGAAACTTCTTGAAATTTTGGAGATTGCTGGCCTAAACGCTGAGAATGAGGAAAACCGGATTTCATCCGTGAGACATTGGACCAAAGATTTCGAAACATCGCGCACCTTGGCCGATAAATCACGCGCTTTTTGTGACCAGCCCGTCGGCTTTGAAAGAGTCGCTGCGTAGCTTTTCACTTCACTGCCGCAGGGCCAAAGGCTGGACACGAAGTCCAGGGCCGGCATCTAGAAACTGTCTCAGAATCCGAGAGCACTTCCAAATCGTGGCACGACTGACGTTGGCATGGGGTTCACCACCCTCACCCCAACCCTCTCCCAGAGGGAGAAGTGGCGTTTGAGGAGCCACTTTTTGAGTCCCCTCTCCCCGCGGGAGAGGGACAGGGTGAGGGCCATTCGTGCTACGATTTCTGCCCAAGTTTGAATTCTGAGACAGTTTCCCTAGGACCGGGCTATGCCTTGAGGACTTCTATCCAGTCCTCCAAGGCTATCCCTGGGGTCTCCAGTTGGTTCTTGTTATAGAATTCCTCCAGTACGGCTCTTAGTTCTGCCGGTGACACGCCCTCAATCCGCGATTCAAGGGCCGGAATCGCATCGCGGGGGTGGCAAAACCAATCCCCTGTCAGGGCAACAGCGCTATATCTCTCTTCCCTGATCTCGAAATCAGCACGGATAAGACCGCCCGGGGCCTTATGAACCTTATGGACCAGGTTGACCCCCGAGCGGATTCTCATATTACGACCATTCGAAGGCCTGCCGCGTCTGTAGAGCCACTCTTCGGTGGTCATTACTCTGCCCAACGCTTCCATCTTGGCCCGCAGGATGTCATCCACTTTCCGCGGCTGAAGCGGCCCCAATATTTTCTCGAATTCTTTGACGACCAGGCCGTTCAGCGCGGATTCGCTCCACCGGTTGGCATCTTTCGCGCCAAGCTCTCTGCGAATGGTAGTCAGGTTGGCTTCAATGGTCTTGTGAACTCTGTCGCGGAACTTTTCATCAGGCACCTTTAAGACACGCGACATCATCTTGTAGTTGAAATCAACTATGAGATTTCCGACAAAGACAACGCAGTCGCCAATCTCACCGGCTCCGGTCCCTGAAATTTTCTTTGTCCCCGCCAGGATATCGTTGATGGGCTTGTACTCAGCCGGTATGCCGATTTGGCGGTAGACGTCGATAACCGGTTGAAGGAACTTCCTGTAGAAGGCCTCTTTCTTCATTGGGACCAAAGGTGAGTCTCTGCGAAGCACTACCTGGAAGAAGAGCTGATCGCCGTCCAAATAAACAGCCCCTCCACCTACTTCCCTCCTGAAAACGGGAATGCCGTGGCCTTGACAAAAATCCATGGCGATCTCTTTGCGAGCATCCTGATGATAGCCGACGCAAACATAGTGGGTAGCCGGCGAGACCAGCGCCAATGCCTCGCGCCCCAAATGGGCCAACGCATGATAACAGAGTTGTGATTCTTGCCACGGGACGCTGCCCAAGCAATACAAGTCCACGGTCACTTCCGCCTTTTCATGCCGGTCCCCAGCTCGTTTAAAGGACCGGCATTCACTATAGACTGTCAGTTTCGGATAAGAGAGAGAACGCGTCCTATTCTAGCCGCTGCTTTTTCGAGAAGCTCTGCTCCGGTTTCCATTGCCTCCGCCAGGTCCATCGGTCCGGGGACTATAGGAAAGATGGCTCTCATACCGGCCTCATGAAGCTCCTCTTCGCCCTCTCCCACTGAACCCACAAGTGCGATGGTCGGGACACCGTACTCGATGGCGCGCCTGGCCAAACCAATAGGACCTTTGCCACCTAAAGTCTGTCGGTCCATGCGCCCCTCAGCCGTGATGACCATGTCAACCCCTTCGAGGCGTTTCGGCAGGTCCAAATATTCCAGCACCAGATCAACCCCGCTCCTCGGCCGGCCCTTGAGAAACGTCATCAAACCAGCCCCCAATCCGCCTGCCGCACCCGCGCCGGGGTGTTCGCGCATGTCCAAACCGAGAGTTTCTGCCACCAAGCCGTAAAAATGGGCCAGATTGTCTTCCAGTTCCAGGACCTGTTCAGGGGTAGCGTTCTTCTGAGGACCGAACACGGCTGAAGCGCCGCGCGGCCCCAACAGCGGATTGTCAACATCACAGGCCACCCAAATGTCTACATCATTGAGCGCAGGCATCATTTCGTCGACTATAATTCGGCGCACCCGCTTCAAGGAGCCGCCTTCACCAGGGACACTTCGCCCTTCCGAGTCCTCGATCCGCAAGCCCAGAGCCATGGCGCAACCAACCCCGCCGTCATTGGTAGCGCTGCCGCCTATCCCGACTATCACGCGTTTGGCACCGGCCTCGATCGCCGCGGCTATGAGCTGGCCCGTGCCGTACGTACTGGTTATGAGTGGATTCCGCTCAGAAGGCTTCAAAAGCTTGAGTCCCGAGGCCCGCGCCATCTCCACCACTGCGGTGTTTCCGTCTCCAAGCAAAGCGAATTTAGAGCGTATCGCCCTGCCTAAAGGATCAAGCACTTCGACTTCGCGGACTTCACCGCCCGACGCGACCAGAACATCCATAGTGTCGTCGCCGCCATCCGCTATGGGCATGAGATCCACAATCACGTCCAGACCGGATCTTTTCAACCCCAGGCCGATCCTTTCCGCTGCCTCTACCGCGGAGACCGAACCCTTCAGCGCATTGGGAGCCACCAGGATCTTCATGTTACTTTCCTTCGGCCTTTCGCCGGGTGCAGGCGCCACCTCAGTCGTCGAGCGCCTTTCTGACGAGCTGGGTTATGTCCAGGACCTGAAGAGGGACTTCATTACGCCGGACCCAAGTGGTAATAGTTCTCACGCACTGTTGGCATGAGGTCACCACAGCTTGGGCTCCGGTTGCCATGATTTCTTTGATTTTCCGTTCCGTGATACGGCTGGAGAGTTCCC
This sequence is a window from Desulfomonile tiedjei. Protein-coding genes within it:
- a CDS encoding lipoate--protein ligase family protein, with amino-acid sequence MDLYCLGSVPWQESQLCYHALAHLGREALALVSPATHYVCVGYHQDARKEIAMDFCQGHGIPVFRREVGGGAVYLDGDQLFFQVVLRRDSPLVPMKKEAFYRKFLQPVIDVYRQIGIPAEYKPINDILAGTKKISGTGAGEIGDCVVFVGNLIVDFNYKMMSRVLKVPDEKFRDRVHKTIEANLTTIRRELGAKDANRWSESALNGLVVKEFEKILGPLQPRKVDDILRAKMEALGRVMTTEEWLYRRGRPSNGRNMRIRSGVNLVHKVHKAPGGLIRADFEIREERYSAVALTGDWFCHPRDAIPALESRIEGVSPAELRAVLEEFYNKNQLETPGIALEDWIEVLKA
- a CDS encoding Nramp family divalent metal transporter — protein: MGNQKNEASGGSIQIGVSRPPLPLTDIPTPEEVFNKPVIGGKELITCVLGPSMIALGVSIGSGEWLLGPLGFGKFGFIGLGFLVMISAVLQTFYNVENGRFTLATGEVPVVAFARTPPGYKFWIPVTVVLIYLGWFWGGWASAAGQSLYALYLGGPVNMKDPGSLQTVRIVAILLMILSLVIYMFGKKIVRTMEAIDTFLVFFILAVLITLTIVFAPAKMWGEMLASIVTPAGPPKGIDATTLGAIIGYTGFGTGFNFMLINYYRDHGYAMGHRCGFYSGIIGGTTQEVLPSGCTFTDTEQNRKTWKRWFRFLLLDQWGVFFVGAMIGMFIPSMLVVSLAVTPGAEVPSVANMPVYAAVELGKKAAWLFPFILFIGALILFKTQTTILEMLIRNTTDAAIAVSPRLQAWIGGDPRKFYYLLAICLIILIGIIIHLALPTKLLQYAANMANLASLIYPIILIYLNSKLPKPARSKWWSHALMIANVVFFGFFFFNFLSLEFTGAPLVKF
- a CDS encoding NAD(P)-dependent oxidoreductase, producing the protein MKVAFVGLGTMGGPMALNVMKAGHDLIVHNRTGNREELLAAQGAKRAPSPREAAKEAEVIVTCLSDTPDVEEVILRDDGIIHGAKPDAVVVDMSSISPDATRRMAQALGAKGIRMVDAPVSGGSEGAKQGTLAIMVGGDPEDVERVLPVLKSMGTKITHVGPIGAGQLTKAINQIVIAGTYLSVAEGVALGLKAGLDMEKVVEAISTGAAASWVLTNRSRNMIDNSYPLGFRVRLHQKDLGIALEAAKRLGVTLPVAAMMDQIETGLVTRGYGDEDVSAVARSIREQSGID
- a CDS encoding glycerate kinase — its product is MKILVAPNALKGSVSAVEAAERIGLGLKRSGLDVIVDLMPIADGGDDTMDVLVASGGEVREVEVLDPLGRAIRSKFALLGDGNTAVVEMARASGLKLLKPSERNPLITSTYGTGQLIAAAIEAGAKRVIVGIGGSATNDGGVGCAMALGLRIEDSEGRSVPGEGGSLKRVRRIIVDEMMPALNDVDIWVACDVDNPLLGPRGASAVFGPQKNATPEQVLELEDNLAHFYGLVAETLGLDMREHPGAGAAGGLGAGLMTFLKGRPRSGVDLVLEYLDLPKRLEGVDMVITAEGRMDRQTLGGKGPIGLARRAIEYGVPTIALVGSVGEGEEELHEAGMRAIFPIVPGPMDLAEAMETGAELLEKAAARIGRVLSLIRN